A DNA window from Argopecten irradians isolate NY chromosome 10, Ai_NY, whole genome shotgun sequence contains the following coding sequences:
- the LOC138333067 gene encoding C-myc promoter-binding protein-like isoform X1, with amino-acid sequence MEERRVADYFIVAGLPDNPLPLEEYANEAVIKPTYKQDPITDIGVINKTLGEKVPKGFTCLERTTDGFPADLNHGSLRCAEMYLCYRRSRDKTPLTDVGVLFEGKERLMSECEVVHTTPFGSPANVNNSSNGRTYITYRRAKETAASDTLAVVDICIILTNKGEIPPHAYHRIEKNLNRGMVGSDVYICYKKAMTKMDVLAYQPACLDRYPREDYLSFPLPESVPLFCLPMGASIECWSAKAQHPLPVFSTFVLTGSAGEQLYGAAVTFYEEFPEERLSDLQKRHLGLKNKHIREQYRILKTVHAHKSICLLSHWPFFDAFRKFLTYLYRISITGPHSVPLERHISHFMYDVPYPSPQRPRILVQLNHEALCLSMPEDSPLPQTGASYITMLKNLGPENCMNLLLHILLEQKILLHSLRPAVLTGVAEAVANMLFPLHWQCAYIPLCPLGLSYVLSAPVPFIVGVDTRYFDLYDPPPEVICVDLDTIAIFLPDDKKNVSYKQFPKKAARVLYNTLHRLFDELCAQRSHTHNIDEISLEMAPIDHDFKRKRKETLMELQIQEAFLRFMACILKGYKQFLKPITHAPTQSTTDTTSLFDMQGFLKSRDKANIKFYSQLTKTQTFIRFIEERSFVSDKDASLAFFDECTEKVDETKEEPKLIEIDDSQNSERTVFILPPEPVGLPEGIKYSYNGFPELKHELFMKKNVSELSLPTKGPVCPNSPISRRTKQEVRTAQKNAVQNSTDPMLWAKCLLSHCYSLWFIHLPAYVAASPSKNKALKAAYDVLQKMKLAKLQPPDEVCYRVMLQLCGQYNMPVLAVKVHSQMKMAGVHPNAITYGYYNKAVFEGTWPSSRSRGAVLWKKVRNVIFGVAQFRRAIRRRSMSLCSNSGSDYDQISRTSIDSFLEDPGEKPQSIIKSDIVVTDTTASDILTSTITEESAPSEVVPDRGYNSMTYDEAKTIVQSVSEMTIEEEKEISKVKKEPKSSLRFTLPRKHSSARTSGKKDLDFPAYDADPVAFRSRVGSIVRKSLGSIGSIGSHETLKGSLMSLSSTGLIMVNENIKPTGFQRQISLENNNGKRKRHKSAGDYNKPRSQSVSENWRPRHVSGEDRLLLKFNELERKSSDDDIFEVELDKPEDSALSDEMRTSDDTKDSGVVLDECRVPSDTPTARPMSIPIHLSSMSNSVSAPETLDASPVQHSIGTPVTTNDPLGLFMEGNIPVSDSVATFPSGTNVTFSKYVSQPYETCTQPEPGDQLDSGLTAQECNNSEAKRTRSNSDKHVFSLGSAQSLDAVSVTSTGSQPLSPVGKIGKRLMDIGRTNSSPGSLDNTEKSGRGFWPVKGYLQSLSSSLRKSNDSLDEKDESSQATTPDSHGPRKTGSFKKHNERLSGAIKYGFGALANKFSEIKQTMSTPTKTGSNTSLSHAGDCDSVHSEEGGHKGALDVPARKSTMGSDKDLRRGDAHDESKDTATALPVGSFMPSSSFMEQYIPLKEFGEQKSVHFASLAPALNDIAIETEISSCCRCTRCKSLLYDEEIMSGWLADDSNLNTTCVFCQTKLVPRLQIYVKDWRDHSRNTDLDDLDVNDLVDKVEEHSLQVRDHDRDSVSETSTNDPWVLQDNTSVGSVDNNHFFFPGEDCLDGDGHSSPVQSQHRSARKDAHLAEAARCSSPSGTSSEFDVTTGRRRCTSECLTSATDMMFGTSFDSMDNYQNQFVRSPLNTSIEEDNELPTRPSDLPEMKKDFMERGTTSMDPITVPYLSPLVLRKELENILHSEGDMSLSIDVFLDEHPIIFWNLVWYFKRIEVPSHMPGLLLTAKYSNPKPTKSSAVYTSQHVLIRPLWDNIRIHDEVGLPMYKLWNEGHSSHTVDALITEQQPFNRATLHQIITNIQCNDVISPIKIIGNCRRRHRLRKPKYRSLYRDMLFLAFTACGRENIDHDAFDREYRQAFNKLLPMEVKRLQRNDRPRKTKVIWCRKVFGELEV; translated from the exons ATGGAGGAGCGTAGAGTGGCAGACTACTTTATCGTGGCTGGGTTACCAGATAACCCATTACCTTTAGAGGAGTACGCTAACGAGGCTGTCATTAAACCGACTTATAAACAGGACCCGATCACAGATATCGGCGTCATCAATAAGACACTAGGAGAAAAGGTGCCCAAGGGATTTACCTGTCTAGAGAGAACAACTGATGGCTTCCCAGCAGATCTCAACCATGGCAGCTTACGCTGTGCAGAGATGTATCTGTGTTATCGTAGGAGCAGAGATAAAACACCACTTACAGATGTTGG GGTGCTGTTTGAGGGGAAGGAACGACTGATGTCAGAATGTGAGGTAGTACACACCACACCATTTGGGAGTCCAGCCAATGTAAACAACAGTAGTAATGGTCGTACCTATATCACATACCGTAGGGCTAAGGAGACTGCCGCTAGTGACACGCTGGCCGTGGTCGacatatgtattatacttacaAACAAG GGTGAGATCCCACCTCATGCTTACCACAGAATAGAGAAGAATTTGAACAGAGGAATG GTGGGTTCTGATGTTTACATCTGCTACAAAAAGGCTATGACTAAGATGGATGTGCTGGCATACCAACCAG CCTGCCTGGATCGGTATCCTAGAGAAGATTACCTGAGTTTTCCCCTTCCTGAATCGGTACCCCTATTCTGCCTGCCCATGGGAGCTTCCATAGAGTGCTGGTCAGCCAAGGCCCAACATCCTCTACCTGTATTCTCTACATTTGTACTGACAGGCTCGGCCGGTGAACAG CTTTATGGTGCCGCTGTGACATTTTACGAAGAATTTCCAGAAGAAAGACTCTCAGATCTACAAAAACGCCATCTTGGTCTAAAGAATAAGCACATTCGAGAGCAATACCGTATTCTGAAGACTGTGCATGCTCACAAAAGTATCTGCTTACTCTCTCATTGGCCCTTCTTTGATGCTTTCCGCAAGTTTCTGACATACCTGTATCGTATTTCAATCACAGGGCCCCACTCTGTCCCACTAGAAAG ACATATCTCCCACTTCATGTACGATGTCCCATATCCATCTCCTCAAAGACCACGCATCCTTGTCCAG TTGAACCATGAAGCCCTGTGTTTGTCTATGCCAGAGGATTCTCCATTACCCCAGAC TGGTGCTTCCTATATAACGATGCTGAAGAACCTTGGTCCAGAGAATTGTATGAACCTACTACTACACATACTGCTGGAACAGAAGATCCTTCTTCATTCCTTACGGCCGGCTGTTCTGACTGGGGTGGCGGAGGCAGTCGCCAAC ATGCTGTTTCCACTACACTGGCAGTGTGCCTACATTCCTTTGTGTCCCCTTGGTCTTTCCTATGTACTTAGTGCTCCGGTTCCTTTTATTGTCG GTGTGGACACTCGCTACTTTGACCTATACGATCCACCACCCGAAGTGATCTGTGTTGATCTGGACACAATAGCAATTTTTCT tCCTGATGACAAAAAGAATGTATCCTACAAGCAGTTCCCAAAG AAAGCTGCCCGTGTGTTGTACAACACCCTACATCGACTGTTTGATGAGTTGTGTGCTCAGCGATCTCACACACATAACATTGATGAAATTTCTCTGGAAATGGCTCCAATAGATCACGACTTCAAACGCAAGCGCAAAGAG ACGCTGATGGAACTGCAGATACAAGAGGCCTTCCTTCGGTTTATGGCCTGTATACTAAAGGGTTACAAACAATTCCTAAAGCCTATTACACATGCCCCTACACAGAGTACAACTGACACCACGTCTCTCTTTGACATGCAAG GCTTTTTGAAGAGTAGAGATAAGGCCAACATAAAGTTCTACAGCCAGCTGACAAAAACTCAGACTTTCATCAGATTTATTGAGGAGCGATCCTTTGTATCAGACAAAGATGCTAGTCTTGCTTTCTTTGATGAATGTACAGAGAAGGTAGATGAAACAAAGGAAGAACCAAAGCTGATAGAAATTGATGATTCTCAGAACAG TGAGAGAACTGTGTTTATTCTGCCTCCTGAACCTGTCGGACTTCCTGAAGGGATCAAGTACAG CTACAATGGATTCCCGGAGTTAAAACATGAATTGTTCATGAAGAAAAATGTATCGGAGTTATCCCTTCCAACTAAAGGCCCTGTATGTCCAAACAGTCCAATCTCACGCCGTACCAAACAGGAGGTTAGGACGGCTCAAAAG AATGCTGTGCAGAACTCTACTGATCCTATGCTCTGGGCAAA GTGTCTACTAAGTCACTGCTACAGTCTCTGGTTTATACATCTGCCGGCATATGTGGCTGCCAGTCCGTCCAAAAACAAGGCCCTGAAGGCAGCTTACGATGTCTTACAGAAAATGAAGCTGGCGAAACTTCAGCCACCAGATGAG GTCTGCTACAGAGTGATGTTACAGTTGTGTGGTCAGTATAACATGCCAGTATTAGCGGTCAAGGTCCACTCCCAGATGAAGATGGCCGGAGTGCACCCCAATGCCATAACATATGGATATTATAATAAG GCTGTGTTTGAAGGGACTTGGCCATCTTCCAGAAGTCGTGGAGCTGTACTTTGGAAAAAAGTACGGAATGTGATATTTGGTGTTGCTCAATTTCGTCGTGCCATCCGTCGCCGGAGTATGTCGCTGTGTTCTAATTCGGGGAGCGATTATGACCAGATAAGCAGGACTAGTATTGATAGCTTTCTGGAGGATCCAGGAGAGAAACCACAAAGTATAATCAAGTCAGATATTGTGGTCACGGACACAACAGCTAGTGATATCCTAACGTCTACAATCACTGAGGAAAGTGCCCCTTCAG AAGTGGTACCTGATCGTGGCTACAATTCCATGACATACGATGAGGCCAAAACTATTGTCCAAAGTGTGTCAGAAATGACCATCGAAGAGGAGAAAGAGATTAGCAAAGTGAAAAAGGAGCCAAAGTCCTCACTCCGCTTCACCTTACCACGAAAACACAGTTCAGCTCGCACTTCAG GAAAGAAAGACCTGGACTTTCCTGCTTATGATGCTGACCCAGTGGCGTTTCGATCACGAGTAGGAAGCATTGTACGGAAATCACTAGGCAGTATTGGTAGTATCGGAAGTCATGAGACGTTAAAGGGCAGTCTTA TGAGTTTGTCCTCCACTGGATTGATCATGgtcaatgaaaatatcaaaccTACAGGATTTCAGAGACAGATATCGTTAGAGAATAACAATGGAAAGAGAAAGAGACACAAAAGTGCTGGTGACTATAACAAGCCTAGATCTCAAAGTGTCAGTGAAAACTGGCGACCCCGCCATGTCAGCGGGGAGGACAGGCTTCTACTCAAATTCAACGAGTTGGAGAGGAAGAGCAGTGATGATGACATATTTGAGGTTGAGCTAGATAAACCCGAGGATAGTGCTTTGTCCGATGAGATGAGGACTAGTGACGACACCAAGGATAGTGGTGTGGTGTTGGACGAGTGTCGTGTACCGTCTGATACCCCCACAGCTAGACCCATGTCTATACCTATACACTTGTCTTCCATGTCTAATTCAGTCAGTGCTCCAGAGACACTCGATGCGTCCCCCGTACAACATTCCATTGGTACCCCTGTTACAACAAACGATCCACTTGGATTATTCATGGAAGGAAACATACCCGTTTCTGATTCTGTGGCCACATTTCCCAGTGGGACGAATGTGACGTTTTCCAAATATGTCTCACAACCTTATGAAACTTGTACACAGCCAGAACCTGGTGATCAGTTAGATTCTGGTTTGACTGCTCAAGAGTGCAATAATAGTGAAGCCAAAAGGACTAGATCGAACAGTGATAAACATGTGTTTAGTCTGGGATCAGCCCAGAGTCTAGACGCTGTCAGCGTAACAAGTACAGGATCACAACCATTGTCTCCTGTGGGGAAAATAGGAAAGAGATTGATGGACATAGGTAGAACAAACAGTTCCCCGGGATCACTAGACAACACAGAGAAATCAGGGCGAGGGTTTTGGCCTGTAAAGGGCTACCTTCAGTCTTTATCATCCTCTTTAAGAAAATCTAACGATTCCCTGGATGAGAAAGATGAATCTAGTCAGGCCACAACTCCAGATTCTCATGGGCCTAGAAAAACTGGAAGCTTTAAAAAGCATAATGAACGTTTGAGTGGGGCAATAAAGTACGGATTTGGAGCTCTGGCAAACAAATTTAGTGAGATTAAACAGACAATGAGTACACCAACAAAGACCGGCTCCAATACCTCTCTGTCACATGCTGGAGATTGTGATAGTGTTCATAGTGAGGAAGGAGGCCACAAAGGGGCGTTAGATGTACCCGCCAGGAAGTCAACCATGGGCTCAGACAAAGATCTACGGCGTGGTGACGCTCATGATGAATCTAAAGATACTGCCACGGCATTACCTGTTG GAAGTTTCATGCCATCTTCTTCCTTCATGGAGCAGTATATTCCACTGAAGGAGTTCGGAGAGCAGAAATCAGTCCACTTCGCAAGCTTGGCTCCAGCCTTGAATGATATCGCCATAGAGACTGAAATCAGTAGTTGTTGTCGGTGTACAAGATGTAAATCATTGTTGTATGATGAGGAGATCATGAGTGGCTGGTTAGCAGACGACTCCAATCTTAACACAAC GTGTGTATTTTGCCAGACAAAACTTGTACCAAGGCTACAGATTTATGTCAAG GATTGGAGGGATCACAGTCGAAACACTGACCTGGATGACTTGGATGTGAATGATCTAGTGGATAAAGTGGAGGAACACAGCCTTCAGGTCCGTGATCATGATCGTGACTCGGTGTCAGAGACGTCCACCAACGATCCTTGGGTCCTCCAGGATAATACATCTGTAGGAAGCGTAGACAATAACCATTTCTTTTTCCCCGGAGAGGACTGTCTGGATGGTGATGGACATTCCAGTCCTGTCCAATCTCAGCACCGATCGGCTCGCAAGGATGCACATCTGGCTGAGGCTGCACGCTGCTCAAGTCCATCAG GTACCAGTTCTGAGTTTGATGTGACCACTGGTCGGCGACGTTGTACAAGTGAATGTCTGACTAGTGCCACCGATATGATGTTTGGTACCTCTTTCGACTCCATGGACAACTACCAGAATCAGTTTGTACGCTCCCCTCTCAACACTTCAATAGAGGAAGACAATGAGCTGCCAACCCGCCCCTCGGATCTACCTGAAATGAAGAAAGATTTTATGGAGAG AGGAACGACGTCAATGGACCCGATCACAGTGCCCTATCTCAGTCCTCTGGTGTTAAGGAAGGAGTTGGAGAACATCCTTCACAGTGAGGGGGACATGTCACTTAGCATTGACGTCTTCCTTGATGAACATCCTATCATATTCTGGAATCTG GTTTGGTATTTCAAGCGAATTGAAGTGCCTAGCCACATGCCTGGATTGTTACTAACAGCCAAATATTCAAATCCAAAACCA ACTAAGTCCTCTGCTGTGTACACCAGCCAACATGTGTTAATTCGACCACTTTGGGATAACATTCGTATCCATGACGAAGTGGGTCTGCCTATGTACAAACTGTGGAATGAAG GTCACAGCTCTCACACGGTGGATGCTTTGATTACAGAGCAGCAGCCATTTAACAGGGC AACCCTCCATCAGATCATTACCAATATACAGTGTAACGATGTCATATCGCCCATCAAAATAATCGGGAACTGCCGGCGGCGCCACAGATTACGGAAACCCAAATACAGGAGTTTGTACAGAGACATGCTGTTTCTGGCGTTTACAGCCTGTGGCAGGGAAAACATAGATCATG ATGCATTTGATAGAGAATACAGACAGGCTTTCAATAAATTATTACCAATGGAGGTGAAAAGATTACAACGCAATGATCGCCCGCGGAAGACCAAGGTCATCTGGTGTCGAAAAGTCTTTGGAGAATTAGAAGTCTAG
- the LOC138333067 gene encoding C-myc promoter-binding protein-like isoform X2, with protein sequence MEERRVADYFIVAGLPDNPLPLEEYANEAVIKPTYKQDPITDIGVINKTLGEKVPKGFTCLERTTDGFPADLNHGSLRCAEMYLCYRRSRDKTPLTDVGVLFEGKERLMSECEVVHTTPFGSPANVNNSSNGRTYITYRRAKETAASDTLAVVDICIILTNKGEIPPHAYHRIEKNLNRGMVGSDVYICYKKAMTKMDVLAYQPACLDRYPREDYLSFPLPESVPLFCLPMGASIECWSAKAQHPLPVFSTFVLTGSAGEQLYGAAVTFYEEFPEERLSDLQKRHLGLKNKHIREQYRILKTVHAHKSICLLSHWPFFDAFRKFLTYLYRISITGPHSVPLERHISHFMYDVPYPSPQRPRILVQLNHEALCLSMPEDSPLPQTGASYITMLKNLGPENCMNLLLHILLEQKILLHSLRPAVLTGVAEAVANMLFPLHWQCAYIPLCPLGLSYVLSAPVPFIVGVDTRYFDLYDPPPEVICVDLDTIAIFLPDDKKNVSYKQFPKKAARVLYNTLHRLFDELCAQRSHTHNIDEISLEMAPIDHDFKRKRKETLMELQIQEAFLRFMACILKGYKQFLKPITHAPTQSTTDTTSLFDMQGFLKSRDKANIKFYSQLTKTQTFIRFIEERSFVSDKDASLAFFDECTEKVDETKEEPKLIEIDDSQNSERTVFILPPEPVGLPEGIKYSYNGFPELKHELFMKKNVSELSLPTKGPVCPNSPISRRTKQEVRTAQKNAVQNSTDPMLWAKCLLSHCYSLWFIHLPAYVAASPSKNKALKAAYDVLQKMKLAKLQPPDEVCYRVMLQLCGQYNMPVLAVKVHSQMKMAGVHPNAITYGYYNKAVFEGTWPSSRSRGAVLWKKVRNVIFGVAQFRRAIRRRSMSLCSNSGSDYDQISRTSIDSFLEDPGEKPQSIIKSDIVVTDTTASDILTSTITEESAPSEVVPDRGYNSMTYDEAKTIVQSVSEMTIEEEKEISKVKKEPKSSLRFTLPRKHSSARTSGKKDLDFPAYDADPVAFRSRVGSIVRKSLGSIGSIGSHETLKGSLMSLSSTGLIMVNENIKPTGFQRQISLENNNGKRKRHKSAGDYNKPRSQSVSENWRPRHVSGEDRLLLKFNELERKSSDDDIFEVELDKPEDSALSDEMRTSDDTKDSGVVLDECRVPSDTPTARPMSIPIHLSSMSNSVSAPETLDASPVQHSIGTPVTTNDPLGLFMEGNIPVSDSVATFPSGTNVTFSKYVSQPYETCTQPEPGDQLDSGLTAQECNNSEAKRTRSNSDKHVFSLGSAQSLDAVSVTSTGSQPLSPVGKIGKRLMDIGRTNSSPGSLDNTEKSGRGFWPVKGYLQSLSSSLRKSNDSLDEKDESSQATTPDSHGPRKTGSFKKHNERLSGAIKYGFGALANKFSEIKQTMSTPTKTGSNTSLSHAGDCDSVHSEEGGHKGALDVPARKSTMGSDKDLRRGDAHDESKDTATALPVGSFMPSSSFMEQYIPLKEFGEQKSVHFASLAPALNDIAIETEISSCCRCTRCKSLLYDEEIMSGWLADDSNLNTTCVFCQTKLVPRLQIYVKDWRDHSRNTDLDDLDVNDLVDKVEEHSLQVRDHDRDSVSETSTNDPWVLQDNTSVGSVDNNHFFFPGEDCLDGDGHSSPVQSQHRSARKDAHLAEAARCSSPSGTSSEFDVTTGRRRCTSECLTSATDMMFGTSFDSMDNYQNQFVRSPLNTSIEEDNELPTRPSDLPEMKKDFMERGTTSMNLITALYQVL encoded by the exons ATGGAGGAGCGTAGAGTGGCAGACTACTTTATCGTGGCTGGGTTACCAGATAACCCATTACCTTTAGAGGAGTACGCTAACGAGGCTGTCATTAAACCGACTTATAAACAGGACCCGATCACAGATATCGGCGTCATCAATAAGACACTAGGAGAAAAGGTGCCCAAGGGATTTACCTGTCTAGAGAGAACAACTGATGGCTTCCCAGCAGATCTCAACCATGGCAGCTTACGCTGTGCAGAGATGTATCTGTGTTATCGTAGGAGCAGAGATAAAACACCACTTACAGATGTTGG GGTGCTGTTTGAGGGGAAGGAACGACTGATGTCAGAATGTGAGGTAGTACACACCACACCATTTGGGAGTCCAGCCAATGTAAACAACAGTAGTAATGGTCGTACCTATATCACATACCGTAGGGCTAAGGAGACTGCCGCTAGTGACACGCTGGCCGTGGTCGacatatgtattatacttacaAACAAG GGTGAGATCCCACCTCATGCTTACCACAGAATAGAGAAGAATTTGAACAGAGGAATG GTGGGTTCTGATGTTTACATCTGCTACAAAAAGGCTATGACTAAGATGGATGTGCTGGCATACCAACCAG CCTGCCTGGATCGGTATCCTAGAGAAGATTACCTGAGTTTTCCCCTTCCTGAATCGGTACCCCTATTCTGCCTGCCCATGGGAGCTTCCATAGAGTGCTGGTCAGCCAAGGCCCAACATCCTCTACCTGTATTCTCTACATTTGTACTGACAGGCTCGGCCGGTGAACAG CTTTATGGTGCCGCTGTGACATTTTACGAAGAATTTCCAGAAGAAAGACTCTCAGATCTACAAAAACGCCATCTTGGTCTAAAGAATAAGCACATTCGAGAGCAATACCGTATTCTGAAGACTGTGCATGCTCACAAAAGTATCTGCTTACTCTCTCATTGGCCCTTCTTTGATGCTTTCCGCAAGTTTCTGACATACCTGTATCGTATTTCAATCACAGGGCCCCACTCTGTCCCACTAGAAAG ACATATCTCCCACTTCATGTACGATGTCCCATATCCATCTCCTCAAAGACCACGCATCCTTGTCCAG TTGAACCATGAAGCCCTGTGTTTGTCTATGCCAGAGGATTCTCCATTACCCCAGAC TGGTGCTTCCTATATAACGATGCTGAAGAACCTTGGTCCAGAGAATTGTATGAACCTACTACTACACATACTGCTGGAACAGAAGATCCTTCTTCATTCCTTACGGCCGGCTGTTCTGACTGGGGTGGCGGAGGCAGTCGCCAAC ATGCTGTTTCCACTACACTGGCAGTGTGCCTACATTCCTTTGTGTCCCCTTGGTCTTTCCTATGTACTTAGTGCTCCGGTTCCTTTTATTGTCG GTGTGGACACTCGCTACTTTGACCTATACGATCCACCACCCGAAGTGATCTGTGTTGATCTGGACACAATAGCAATTTTTCT tCCTGATGACAAAAAGAATGTATCCTACAAGCAGTTCCCAAAG AAAGCTGCCCGTGTGTTGTACAACACCCTACATCGACTGTTTGATGAGTTGTGTGCTCAGCGATCTCACACACATAACATTGATGAAATTTCTCTGGAAATGGCTCCAATAGATCACGACTTCAAACGCAAGCGCAAAGAG ACGCTGATGGAACTGCAGATACAAGAGGCCTTCCTTCGGTTTATGGCCTGTATACTAAAGGGTTACAAACAATTCCTAAAGCCTATTACACATGCCCCTACACAGAGTACAACTGACACCACGTCTCTCTTTGACATGCAAG GCTTTTTGAAGAGTAGAGATAAGGCCAACATAAAGTTCTACAGCCAGCTGACAAAAACTCAGACTTTCATCAGATTTATTGAGGAGCGATCCTTTGTATCAGACAAAGATGCTAGTCTTGCTTTCTTTGATGAATGTACAGAGAAGGTAGATGAAACAAAGGAAGAACCAAAGCTGATAGAAATTGATGATTCTCAGAACAG TGAGAGAACTGTGTTTATTCTGCCTCCTGAACCTGTCGGACTTCCTGAAGGGATCAAGTACAG CTACAATGGATTCCCGGAGTTAAAACATGAATTGTTCATGAAGAAAAATGTATCGGAGTTATCCCTTCCAACTAAAGGCCCTGTATGTCCAAACAGTCCAATCTCACGCCGTACCAAACAGGAGGTTAGGACGGCTCAAAAG AATGCTGTGCAGAACTCTACTGATCCTATGCTCTGGGCAAA GTGTCTACTAAGTCACTGCTACAGTCTCTGGTTTATACATCTGCCGGCATATGTGGCTGCCAGTCCGTCCAAAAACAAGGCCCTGAAGGCAGCTTACGATGTCTTACAGAAAATGAAGCTGGCGAAACTTCAGCCACCAGATGAG GTCTGCTACAGAGTGATGTTACAGTTGTGTGGTCAGTATAACATGCCAGTATTAGCGGTCAAGGTCCACTCCCAGATGAAGATGGCCGGAGTGCACCCCAATGCCATAACATATGGATATTATAATAAG GCTGTGTTTGAAGGGACTTGGCCATCTTCCAGAAGTCGTGGAGCTGTACTTTGGAAAAAAGTACGGAATGTGATATTTGGTGTTGCTCAATTTCGTCGTGCCATCCGTCGCCGGAGTATGTCGCTGTGTTCTAATTCGGGGAGCGATTATGACCAGATAAGCAGGACTAGTATTGATAGCTTTCTGGAGGATCCAGGAGAGAAACCACAAAGTATAATCAAGTCAGATATTGTGGTCACGGACACAACAGCTAGTGATATCCTAACGTCTACAATCACTGAGGAAAGTGCCCCTTCAG AAGTGGTACCTGATCGTGGCTACAATTCCATGACATACGATGAGGCCAAAACTATTGTCCAAAGTGTGTCAGAAATGACCATCGAAGAGGAGAAAGAGATTAGCAAAGTGAAAAAGGAGCCAAAGTCCTCACTCCGCTTCACCTTACCACGAAAACACAGTTCAGCTCGCACTTCAG GAAAGAAAGACCTGGACTTTCCTGCTTATGATGCTGACCCAGTGGCGTTTCGATCACGAGTAGGAAGCATTGTACGGAAATCACTAGGCAGTATTGGTAGTATCGGAAGTCATGAGACGTTAAAGGGCAGTCTTA TGAGTTTGTCCTCCACTGGATTGATCATGgtcaatgaaaatatcaaaccTACAGGATTTCAGAGACAGATATCGTTAGAGAATAACAATGGAAAGAGAAAGAGACACAAAAGTGCTGGTGACTATAACAAGCCTAGATCTCAAAGTGTCAGTGAAAACTGGCGACCCCGCCATGTCAGCGGGGAGGACAGGCTTCTACTCAAATTCAACGAGTTGGAGAGGAAGAGCAGTGATGATGACATATTTGAGGTTGAGCTAGATAAACCCGAGGATAGTGCTTTGTCCGATGAGATGAGGACTAGTGACGACACCAAGGATAGTGGTGTGGTGTTGGACGAGTGTCGTGTACCGTCTGATACCCCCACAGCTAGACCCATGTCTATACCTATACACTTGTCTTCCATGTCTAATTCAGTCAGTGCTCCAGAGACACTCGATGCGTCCCCCGTACAACATTCCATTGGTACCCCTGTTACAACAAACGATCCACTTGGATTATTCATGGAAGGAAACATACCCGTTTCTGATTCTGTGGCCACATTTCCCAGTGGGACGAATGTGACGTTTTCCAAATATGTCTCACAACCTTATGAAACTTGTACACAGCCAGAACCTGGTGATCAGTTAGATTCTGGTTTGACTGCTCAAGAGTGCAATAATAGTGAAGCCAAAAGGACTAGATCGAACAGTGATAAACATGTGTTTAGTCTGGGATCAGCCCAGAGTCTAGACGCTGTCAGCGTAACAAGTACAGGATCACAACCATTGTCTCCTGTGGGGAAAATAGGAAAGAGATTGATGGACATAGGTAGAACAAACAGTTCCCCGGGATCACTAGACAACACAGAGAAATCAGGGCGAGGGTTTTGGCCTGTAAAGGGCTACCTTCAGTCTTTATCATCCTCTTTAAGAAAATCTAACGATTCCCTGGATGAGAAAGATGAATCTAGTCAGGCCACAACTCCAGATTCTCATGGGCCTAGAAAAACTGGAAGCTTTAAAAAGCATAATGAACGTTTGAGTGGGGCAATAAAGTACGGATTTGGAGCTCTGGCAAACAAATTTAGTGAGATTAAACAGACAATGAGTACACCAACAAAGACCGGCTCCAATACCTCTCTGTCACATGCTGGAGATTGTGATAGTGTTCATAGTGAGGAAGGAGGCCACAAAGGGGCGTTAGATGTACCCGCCAGGAAGTCAACCATGGGCTCAGACAAAGATCTACGGCGTGGTGACGCTCATGATGAATCTAAAGATACTGCCACGGCATTACCTGTTG GAAGTTTCATGCCATCTTCTTCCTTCATGGAGCAGTATATTCCACTGAAGGAGTTCGGAGAGCAGAAATCAGTCCACTTCGCAAGCTTGGCTCCAGCCTTGAATGATATCGCCATAGAGACTGAAATCAGTAGTTGTTGTCGGTGTACAAGATGTAAATCATTGTTGTATGATGAGGAGATCATGAGTGGCTGGTTAGCAGACGACTCCAATCTTAACACAAC GTGTGTATTTTGCCAGACAAAACTTGTACCAAGGCTACAGATTTATGTCAAG GATTGGAGGGATCACAGTCGAAACACTGACCTGGATGACTTGGATGTGAATGATCTAGTGGATAAAGTGGAGGAACACAGCCTTCAGGTCCGTGATCATGATCGTGACTCGGTGTCAGAGACGTCCACCAACGATCCTTGGGTCCTCCAGGATAATACATCTGTAGGAAGCGTAGACAATAACCATTTCTTTTTCCCCGGAGAGGACTGTCTGGATGGTGATGGACATTCCAGTCCTGTCCAATCTCAGCACCGATCGGCTCGCAAGGATGCACATCTGGCTGAGGCTGCACGCTGCTCAAGTCCATCAG GTACCAGTTCTGAGTTTGATGTGACCACTGGTCGGCGACGTTGTACAAGTGAATGTCTGACTAGTGCCACCGATATGATGTTTGGTACCTCTTTCGACTCCATGGACAACTACCAGAATCAGTTTGTACGCTCCCCTCTCAACACTTCAATAGAGGAAGACAATGAGCTGCCAACCCGCCCCTCGGATCTACCTGAAATGAAGAAAGATTTTATGGAGAG aggaacgacgtcaatgaaccTGATCACAGCGCTCTATCAAGTGTTATAA